CGAGCGTCAGGCCGCGCTTGCGCTGCAGCGGATGCGCGTCGTCGGCGAGCACCGACAGGCGATCACGAAACAGTTCGACGAGCGCGAGCGTCGCGTCCGCTTGCGGCGGCGCGGGCGCCACGACGAGGTCGAGTTCGCCGGCCGCGAGCAGGTCGAGCAGGTCGCGCGCGAGCCGGCAGCGCAGCCGCAGTTTCGCGGCCGGTCGTTCGGTGATCAGTTGCCGGCATGCGCCGAGCACGAGCGCGGTCGGCACGGTCGGCGAGTAGCCGATCCGCACGACGCCTTGCTCGCCGCCCTGGATCGCGCGCATCTCCTGCATCGCATCGTCGAATTCGAGCGCGATCCGCTGCGCGCGCGCGACGAACCGCGCGCCGGCCTGCGTCGGCGTCATGCCGCTCGCGGTGCGTTCGAACAAGGTCACGCCGACCTGCGTCTCCAGCCGCTGCACGGCTTTGGTCAGCGCCGGCTGCGACAGGCCCAGCGCGTCGGCGGCCTTGCCGATGCTGCCGTGCCGCTCGACGGCCAGCAGGTATTCCAGATCGCGCGTATCCATCAGGGGATTCCTGAGAGTTATGGCTTTATAGCCGGTGATGCATTGTGGTGATGCCCATGCATCTTACAGACTGGCGGCATCGTTCGACCAGGAGAATTCGCTTGAGCTTCGCCTACTTCCTGCGGCGCGCGGCCCGTTACTGGGGCGACCAGCCCGCCGTGCTGCATCGCGACCGCGCCGTCACCTACCGTCAGCTCGACGAGCGTTCGACGCGCCTCGCCAATGCGCTGCGCGGGCTGGGTTTCATGCCCGGTGCGCGGATTGCCGTGCAGGCGCGCAACA
The sequence above is drawn from the Burkholderia stabilis genome and encodes:
- a CDS encoding LysR family transcriptional regulator is translated as MDTRDLEYLLAVERHGSIGKAADALGLSQPALTKAVQRLETQVGVTLFERTASGMTPTQAGARFVARAQRIALEFDDAMQEMRAIQGGEQGVVRIGYSPTVPTALVLGACRQLITERPAAKLRLRCRLARDLLDLLAAGELDLVVAPAPPQADATLALVELFRDRLSVLADDAHPLQRKRGLTLADLVGQEWLLPETTLPVRRQIDDAFRARGLPGPRLRVETDFGSTALLHLLRGTPLLCVGGTEALDQLNGLRALDLLPGELDLGRRIAAMHRAGAYLPPLVQRIVALLQARVK